A region from the Diorhabda sublineata isolate icDioSubl1.1 chromosome X, icDioSubl1.1, whole genome shotgun sequence genome encodes:
- the LOC130450699 gene encoding galactosylgalactosylxylosylprotein 3-beta-glucuronosyltransferase P-like, with product MRISTKLYLIVFMCAFIILVQYHIYNPWVIPALNNEEIQREDFSRKLQQVPCYNTATTDVSDLPPLYIITPTYRRPEQIAELTRLSHTLMLVPNLTWLVIEDAYKTNDLVEEILKKSGLKYQYMTAPMPAEYKNKTKGAKPRGVSNRNKGIEWIREHAKTGVLYFADDDNTYDLELFSDIRYTKRVSMFPVGLITKAGVSSPIVKHGVFAGFYDGWIGGRKFAVDMAGFAVSVEFLLKRPTAKMPFKPGFEEDGFLKSLSPFEPRDVELLASNCTKILVWHTQAKKNEPSLPLDMVKHNNTNLIMLKKILV from the exons ATGAGGATATCTACGAAACTATATCTAATAGTATTTATGTGTGCATTTATTATATTAGTACAATACCATATATACAACCCGTGGGTGATACCTGCTCTCAATAATGAAGAAATTCAACGAGAGGATTTCTCTAGAAAACTACAACAAGTGCCG tGCTATAATACAGCTACAACTGATGTATCGGATTTGCCTCCTCTGTATATCATTACTCCTACCTATAGAAGACCTGAACAAATAGCCGAATTAACTCGGCTATCTCACACTCTAATGTTAGTGCCGAATCTTACATGGTTAGTGATAGAAGATGCCTACAAAACCAACGATCTCGTAgaagaaatcttgaaaaaatctGGATTGAAGTATCAGTATATGACTG CGCCTATGCCTgctgaatataaaaataaaaccaaaggAGCAAAACCTAGAGGGGTTTCGAATAGAAATAAAGGTATAGAATGGATACGAGAACATGCTAAAACTGGAGTATTGTATTTTGCAGATGACGACAATACATACGATTTGGAATTGTTTAGTGAC ATAAGATACACAAAACGAGTATCAATGTTTCCAGTGGGATTAATTACAAAAGCAGGAGTAAGTTCTCCTATTGTTAAGCATGGAGTTTTTGCCGGTTTCTATGATGGATGGATTGGTGGCAGAAAATTTGCTGTTGATATGGCTGGTTTTGCAGTTTCTGTAGAATTTCTACTTAAACGCCCTACCGCTAAGATGCCTTTTAAACCAGGTTTTGAAGAAGATGGATTTTTGAAGAGTTTGTCTCCTTTTGAACCTAGAGATGTTGAGTTACTAGCGTCTAATTGTACAAAA ATATTGGTATGGCACACACAGGCAAAGAAAAATGAACCGTCGTTGCCTCTAGATATGGTTAAACATAATAATACAAACCTCATAatgctcaaaaaaattttagtctAG
- the LOC130451856 gene encoding dentin sialophosphoprotein-like, producing the protein MSQVTKKLDESELNSSDESDEDSPVHPSKSVAGGKKATKKLVESELNSSDESDEDDPTHPSKSEPNKGQVTKKLIENKLDSSDDSDEDDPTHPSKSVPDDKITETRRSKVRKLDSNSDSDERESRLKIRRIDESHEARPAASSLDDRGESSRNVANKETFDAESLRKSLNNLPEISMRQCIPMIPVDNRPAYDEDVIEISDESSKESVFHLLSSSSEHSTFRSVSVEDPICKYSNIQVDSSKLGIIRYVIKKTYTDLGLSLKVLKYATYPNETGSTASPFNTDSPASPNEEQYAASSTEKQHAASSKEKLHLASSKKNKQHPDFSDEYDCSPSAMKRQSSTSSDEQSASSLDENQSRDTEQKQRHFSSDDIQSSDEKQSLTSQVSLPHTPTPDEEQPQVSSDGERSQTSTDEIGSRASSGEKRSPAFSDEPSADEAISPV; encoded by the exons ATGT CACAAGTTACCAAAAAACTCGATGAAAGTGAATTGAACAGTTCTGATGAATCCGATGAAGATAGCCCTGTTCATCCATCTAAATCTGTAGCAGGA ggAAAAAAAGCTACCAAAAAACTTGTTGAAAGTGAATTGAACAGCTCTGATGAATCTGATGAAGATGATCCTACTCATCCATCTAAATCTGAACCAAAT aaagGGCAAGTTACcaaaaaacttattgaaaataaattggacAGTTCTGACGATTCCGATGAAGATGATCCTACTCATCCATCTAAATCTGTACCTGAC GACAAGATTACTGAAACCAGAAGATCTAAAGTAAGGAAACTAGATTCCAAT AGTGACAGTGACGAAAGAGAGTCCCGcttgaaaataagaagaatagATGAATCGCACGAAGCCAGACCAGCTGCAAGTAGTCTG GATGACAGGGGAGAAAGTTCAAGAAATGTTGCTAATAAG GAGACCTTTGATGCTGAAAGTTTGAGAAAATCTTTGAATAATCTACCAGAAATTTCAATGAGGCAATGCATTCCAATGATACCTGTTGACAATAGACCA GCTTACGATGAGGACGTTATTGAGATATCA gATGAGAGCTCGAAAGAATCTGTGTTCCATTTGCTGTCCAGTTCAAGTGAACACAGTACATTTAGATCCGTAAGTGTTGAAGATCCTATATGTAAATATTCGAATATTCAAGTAGATAGTAGTAAATTAGGAATCATCagatatgtaataaaaaaaacatacacaGATTTG GGTCTATCTTTGAAAGTATTGAAGTATGCGACATATCCAAACGAGACAGGTTCTACAGCCTCTCCCTTCAATACAGATTCTCCGGCTTCTCCGAACGAGGAACAGTATGCAGCATCTTCAACGGAGAAACAGCATGCAGCATCTTCGAAGGAGAAATTGCATCTGGCgtcttctaaaaaaaataaacaacatccAGACTTTTCAGACGAGTATGACTGCTCACCTTCGGCAATGAAGAGACAGTCCTCAACCTCTTCAGATGAACAGTCTGCAAGCTCTCTAGATGAGAACCAGTCTCGTGATACAGAGCAGAAACAGCGTCATTTTTCTTCAGATGATATACAATCTTCAGATGAGAAGCAATCTCTAACCTCTCAAGTCAGTCTACCGCATACACCCACTCCAGACGAGGAACAACCTCAAGTTTCCTCAGATGGAGAACGCTCACAAACCTCCACAGATGAGATAGGATCTCGAGCATCCTCAGGCGAGAAAAGGTCTCCAGCCTTTTCAGACGAGCCGTCTGCAGACGAGGCAATATCTCCAGTTTAA